Part of the Halobacteriovorax vibrionivorans genome, AGACCCGGCCCATCACTGGATTAATCAGAATCAAAGAATCAAAAGATTCTTTGAGGACGTCATTTCACAATTGAGTGAAGAAGAAAAAGACAGCTTGGCCACTTATGGGGAACTTGTCTTTTTAGAAAGTCAGGGCATGCACTCTAGCGTTATTCCATCACATGGAGATAAGACATTTGTACTTGTCTATCCACAGTTAAAAAAAGCAATTCTAACAGCAGATAATGAAGAAGCCTATGCAATCATATTTCATGAATTAGGACATCTCTACTATCGTCATTTCACAATGAGATTACATGCAAATGAAATGACAAAGCAAATTGAAGCAGATGACTTTGCTAT contains:
- a CDS encoding M48 family metalloprotease — protein: MISTLKKTFTKNQETNPSFKVNFSDPAHHWINQNQRIKRFFEDVISQLSEEEKDSLATYGELVFLESQGMHSSVIPSHGDKTFVLVYPQLKKAILTADNEEAYAIIFHELGHLYYRHFTMRLHANEMTKQIEADDFAIRHGFGKGLFNFLMKMPISHEVSQRLEMIRLRT